Proteins encoded within one genomic window of Cytophagales bacterium:
- a CDS encoding 6-carboxytetrahydropterin synthase yields MKVAVFRKEHFNAAHRLHNPSWDVQKNEEVFGKCNNANWHGHNYELIVRLVGEPDPDTGYVYDMKLLSDLIKKHVTDKFDHRNLNLDVEEFKNLIPTAENIAVVIYNILREKIDSSLDMKITLYETERNFVEYPV; encoded by the coding sequence ATGAAGGTCGCAGTATTTAGGAAGGAACATTTTAATGCCGCTCATCGTTTGCATAATCCCAGTTGGGATGTGCAAAAGAATGAGGAGGTATTTGGGAAATGTAACAATGCTAATTGGCATGGTCACAATTACGAGTTGATCGTTCGACTGGTTGGCGAACCAGATCCTGATACAGGATATGTTTATGACATGAAGTTGTTAAGCGACCTGATCAAGAAACATGTGACGGACAAGTTCGATCACCGGAATTTGAATCTTGACGTTGAAGAATTTAAAAATTTGATCCCTACGGCAGAGAATATCGCTGTAGTGATCTACAATATCCTACGCGAAAAGATCGATTCTTCGCTGGATATGAAAATAACCCTTTATGAAACAGAAAGAAACTTTGTTGAGTACCCCGTCTGA
- a CDS encoding SDR family oxidoreductase has translation MKVLITGGAGYIGTVLTWQLSECSEISKILVYDNLSKGHHNFFMGERYPNAKIKFIEGEILDSRRLKKYIKDCDVVVHLAAKVTTPFSNTDPHFFEQVNHWGTAEVVYAAEESDISKFIYLSSTTVYGAGKEIATEDTHPNPRTFYGISKMRGEEHVDRLKAIKNAIALRGGNVYGPSRSMRFDAVINKFMFEANFNNRIQIFGSGKQSRAFIHVDYLVECIRNTIINEVPSGTYNVVDKNLQILDIVDVLKELYPNLEFMFTNQHMKLRELRVDPASRLFDYIPRWQDKDFSSEIAAFKDRFAF, from the coding sequence ATGAAAGTTTTGATCACCGGCGGCGCCGGATATATAGGCACTGTCCTGACCTGGCAATTGAGTGAATGCTCGGAAATCTCAAAAATTCTGGTCTATGACAACCTGAGCAAAGGCCACCATAATTTTTTCATGGGGGAGCGCTATCCAAACGCCAAGATAAAATTCATTGAAGGAGAAATCCTCGATTCGAGGCGACTCAAAAAATACATCAAGGATTGTGACGTGGTGGTCCATCTGGCGGCTAAAGTGACCACTCCATTTTCCAATACAGACCCACACTTTTTTGAACAAGTGAATCACTGGGGTACTGCCGAGGTAGTTTATGCGGCTGAAGAAAGTGATATTTCAAAGTTCATCTACCTGAGTAGTACTACCGTCTATGGAGCTGGCAAAGAGATTGCCACTGAAGATACCCACCCCAACCCACGAACATTTTATGGCATTTCGAAAATGCGTGGTGAAGAACATGTGGATCGCTTGAAAGCTATTAAAAATGCGATCGCACTTCGTGGCGGCAACGTTTATGGACCGAGTAGAAGTATGCGATTCGATGCGGTGATCAACAAATTCATGTTTGAAGCAAACTTCAACAACCGCATCCAGATATTTGGATCTGGCAAACAAAGTCGCGCTTTTATTCATGTTGACTATCTGGTGGAATGTATCAGAAATACCATCATCAATGAAGTGCCTTCCGGAACCTACAATGTCGTGGACAAAAACCTGCAGATCCTCGACATTGTCGATGTGCTGAAGGAGCTATATCCCAACCTGGAGTTCATGTTTACGAACCAGCATATGAAATTGCGAGAGTTGCGCGTAGATCCGGCTTCCAGACTATTTGATTACATCCCACGTTGGCAGGACAAGGACTTTTCAAGTGAGATTGCTGCCTTTAAGGATCGGTTTGCGTTCTAA
- a CDS encoding phosphoadenylyl-sulfate reductase, producing the protein MVVSEIRSSIQQYRAKGMRMFTTSSFQTHSLVMLHILSEVDPTIPVYFINTGYLFPETLSFRDQVAESFGLNVIDLKPQTPKYLQREPNGKLMFTTDPDHCCYLNKTQPMEAVLSSFDIWINGVRADQSATRKAMKVEQPAPFNSMRFHPMLDWDKRMIFRYIKEKDLPRHPLDAKGFVSIGCEPCTRQPDPEMQEREARWYGLNKVECGLHTDLVSK; encoded by the coding sequence ATGGTCGTCTCCGAGATAAGGTCCAGCATCCAGCAATACCGGGCCAAAGGCATGCGCATGTTCACTACGTCATCTTTTCAAACGCATAGCCTGGTCATGCTTCACATATTAAGCGAAGTTGACCCCACCATTCCTGTGTATTTCATCAACACGGGGTATTTATTCCCCGAAACCCTCTCTTTTCGGGATCAGGTAGCCGAATCTTTTGGCCTGAATGTGATCGATCTAAAACCACAAACCCCTAAGTATTTGCAAAGAGAACCGAATGGCAAACTCATGTTCACCACGGACCCTGACCACTGTTGCTACCTGAACAAAACCCAACCGATGGAGGCTGTCTTGAGCAGTTTTGACATTTGGATCAATGGGGTGCGTGCCGATCAAAGTGCCACGAGAAAGGCGATGAAAGTAGAACAGCCTGCTCCCTTCAATTCCATGCGTTTTCATCCGATGTTGGACTGGGACAAGCGCATGATATTCAGGTACATCAAAGAAAAAGACCTGCCCCGACATCCTTTGGACGCCAAAGGGTTTGTCAGTATCGGTTGCGAACCGTGTACGCGACAACCCGACCCAGAAATGCAAGAGCGTGAAGCTCGCTGGTATGGCCTCAATAAAGTAGAATGTGGACTACACACTGATTTGGTAAGTAAATGA